A stretch of DNA from Trichomycterus rosablanca isolate fTriRos1 chromosome 1, fTriRos1.hap1, whole genome shotgun sequence:
tgacctgatgaCTCGGAAAGTCGTgtcgtgtgaactgtacagtgacctgatgaCTCGGAAAGTCGTgtcgtgtgaactgtacagtgacctgatgaCTCGGAAAGTCGTgtcgtgtgaactgtacagtgacctgatgaCTCGGAAAGTCGTgtcgtgtgaactgtacagtgacctgatgaCTCGGAAAGTCGTgtcgtgtgaactgtacagtgacctgatgaCTCGGAAAGTCGTgtcgtgtgaactgtacagtgacctgatgaCTCGGAAAGTCGTgtcgtgtgaactgtacagtgacctgatgaCTCGGAAAGTCGTgtcgtgtgaactgtacagtgacctgatgaCTCGGAAAGTCGTgtcgtgtgaactgtacagtgacctgatgaCTCGGAAAGTCGTgtcgtgtgaactgtacagtgacctgatgaCTCGGAAAGTCGTgtcgtgtgaactgtacagtgacctgatgaCTCGGAAAGTCGTgtcgtgtgaactgtacagtgacctgatgaCTCGGAAAGTCGTgtcgtgtgaactgtacagtgacctgatgaCTCGGAAAGTCGTgtcgtgtgaactgtacagtgacctgatgaCTCGGAAAGTCGTgtcgtgtgaactgtacagtgacctgatgaCTCGGAAAGTCGTgtcgtgtgaactgtacagtgacctgatgaCTCGGAAAGTCGTgtcgtgtgaactgtacagtgacctgatgactcggaaagtcgtgtagtgtgaacttggcattaggctGCAACCGAAaccgcatacttccatactgaacagtacgtgaGAGCAAGTAGTGTGACCAGACACCTAGTATTGTTTAAACAGTATACGAAAAGTACTCGAATGACCTACTGCTTGGgcaaccatttttgagtattcaagctatcccataattcaactggagctgcgaagGCGTTTGtagcgaagaagaaagatggcggaaaagGTTATTGTTGTACCAGTGTGCATCAATTGTACCAGTGTGTATTAATTGTACCAGTGTGTATTAAACAGCTGGGTCCAGTGTAAAAGGTTCCTATTGTACCAGTGTGTATTAATTGTACCAGTGTGTATTAATTGTACCAGTGTATTAATTGTACCAGTGTGTATTAATTGTACCAGTGTATTAATTGTACCAGTGTGTATTAATTGTACCAGTGTGTATTAGGCAGCTGTGTGGGTGAGTATGTACCAGGCGTGAGAACGGTCCCTTGCGCAGCAGCAGATCTGTAGATTTCTGGTATTTCCTGATCTCCATCAGAGCCCTCATGCCGGGCCGAAACCTTCTCTTCTTTCTCGGGGACGCTTCTGTacagaaacaacaaaaacacaccggacagagtaaataagtgaatacgGCATGTGCTGGTGGTAAGAATGTACCAACTATGTTATAAACAGAGATGAAATAAATAGCTGTTGTTCATTTGTTTTCAGATGATCACCGGCGGTGTTACTGTATGACAGGACTCGTAGAAGAACTCAGAAGACGAGGAGGATCCAGAATAAGCTGGACTGCATTAATAAGGACTAGTATGCTACAGGTGAAATGAGACAGGgggcattggagaaagctgacccatctgtgtaGCCAACCATCAAAGTGATGACAGGGTAGTGACgagacatttattcattttaaacaacCTTGGTAACACCGATTAAAACATACTATGTGTGTCAACTAAACTCATAACTCATGCGGTTCTGGTTCTCACCTGATGGACCGCTGTCTCGGCGGGTTCGTACAGGAGACCTGCGTTTGGGACTGGCCTGCTTCCTCTTGCTGGAGGGCTTGTGTCTCATCGTAGATACTGATGCTGGTACTGTTAAACACATTCAAATAATACAGAAGAAGAGGAacatttttattgtcatttatacatataaacgCATGGTCAGCTGTCATAGTGCAAccctaaagggcccaacagtggctgcactgGGCTACAGTAAGGAATATCGTGGATTTGAAATCCTCTGTAATTAAACATGTCATGATTATTTAATGCATTCATTAacaaataatatgaataatacaaaatatcaaAGCTTTATCCACATATCAAATAAtttcattatatttaaaaaacggCTGCTGGATTATTTGTTGCAGTTCGGCTCATAAGTACACGTTTACTTGTAAGGGAAAGACTAGAGCACAAGTCCATCAAAAAAACTTCTTAAAATCttatggaggaagatgatcaccactgagctagTGTATGAGactgccagaacagaaaaggagctaCTGAACCTTACCTGAAACTAAGTCCTTACAAAATAgagatgtacaaccccaaatcagaaaaaagttggaataataaaaacacagagtttcttacatttactttgacttttatttgatgtcagacaggatgaacctgagatatttcatgttttatctgctcaacttcatttcatctattaataaacatccattcctgcatttcaggtctgcaacacattccaaaaaaagttgggacaggggcaatttagggccagtaatgaggtgaaaaaacgaaataatgatgtgattgtaatcatggtttggtacaaaagcagcatccaggaaaggctgagagtctctgatgagtaaagatgatcagaggatccagtttatcCACTAATGAttgaaaacaatgaacctcaaagaaagactggaagggatttgcatgttctccctctacagtgcagaatatcattaaaccattcaaggaatcaggaggaatttcagtgtgtaaaggacaAGAGcacaagcttaatctgaacgctcgtgatcttccatccctcagacggcatcaagaacctccactcaacaatagctgatataaccacatgggtgagggattagtttatcaaaccgttatcaagctctacaatacagagttactgcacaaatgatacttaaaactttactgtgcaaaaaagaagccttatgttaaccatgaccagaagtggcgttgacttctctgggctttattaataaatgaaatgaagttgaccagataaaacatgaaatatctcatccTGCCTGCCATCAAATAagtcaaaaatttttttttttattatctattttccccccccaatttttatccccactctagtcgtgtccaattaccctgattgctcctctatactgattcgaccctttttgcCGCTAACTGAgaacgcctctcaactgacttgcgccccctctggCACGCAATCAGTGCagtctgcatttttcacccgcacgagcagagttcatacaccgagagacaccgcgcacggagggtcacacccccctcagtgTTATTCCTCagtcctgtgcaggcgccgtcagtcaaccggCAGCGGCCGcggtcgcaccagttatgacgacctatgctccgaccttcttacccctaaccctgaacaacaagccaaacgttgttcatactgccgcccaacccagtcggaaaggcagagctgagattcgatacgatgtatctggaaaccccaactctggtgcgccagctttttggggttgtatttaggTTGTATGTAGGgcggtgatagctcagtggttaaggcactggactagtaaacagaaggttgccggttcaagccccgccaccaccaagttgccactgttggcaagacccttaaccctcaattgctcatcgtgttcagctcactgtgtgagtcgttttggataaaagcttctgctaaatgctgaaaatgtaaatgtatttatttgtcgtCCCAGATTAGAACTGCACAATCGCTTGGTGTTGTTAAGACAATGCTGAAGACACATCTTTTTACTTTGGTGTTTATTACGGCTTGAGTGGTGTAGCTATTGTAGTTAATAATACGTTTTAagtgtattatgttttgtaaatCTTTTGTAAGATTGCATTGATCTGTATCTTTGACAGTTTGATGTTACTATAGTATAGTGAGCCTGTACAACACTTTGGTTACCCACGGTTGTGTTttaaggtgctatataaataaactttgccTTAATAGATTTGGATTTACTTGCTTTTACTTGAAAATTCAACAAAAATTCTAAATACACTCAAGCTTTTTAATACAACTGTATAACACAAACCATTAAACGTTTTATTATTTCAGACCCACTAGTGTTTTTAAATCCCCCGCATAGTGGaaaggttagggttagttataTCCCAGTAAATtctgtttataaagctttatctgcttaaaataatgtaatattatactgtattattctCACTAAGCTCTCTTAGTGTCcaaacaatgtgtgtgtgagagacagtaaagcatttaacatCACTGCAGCACACACGTGCAGTTAGTAACCggattaacattttaaatctCCACAATGCATGTAAAATCAGCTGATATACACATCAGGTGCAATACATGCAGGTGTTATATTCATGCATTTGcacttttaaaacataaaagcacatttaatcagatttctgtatgattttagatccacacacactactgtactgaacTGAGTTCGAGTCCTGCAGCGGGTTCACACATTAGTGCACAAACACGACGCGTTACACACAGCACAGCGTGTATTAATCACACACAGCGCTCACTTTCAGTACATAGTTAAATAAATGAGAGAAGAAAGGATGAATTTCTCACCTGTGCGGGTTATATGAAGTAAAATCCTTTAAACTGAAGCGCTTCGGTTGATCTGACTGCACTCACAGCCGGTACAATTCAAACAATGCAGCGCTGCGGCACATCCACCAATCAGCGCCCAGATACACCGTGACGTCACACAACACACCCGCACTACAGGGCGCTCTAGAGGAGGAACCCAGGCTTGGTGTTTAAATCACGTGACATTCGTCTGaacactcaactcaaactcaaactcaaaagaagctttattggcatgacaaataaggacattcgtattgccaaagcaagttacagagaaacataaacaataaaaataagaaagaacaaaaatatacagaacagttacatgtgcaaaaaatatagaatagaacaaaatattaataaaaacagtgcaaaataataacaataaaaagtataatatttacaataatgaggtagtaaaacaatcagtctgtgcgtgtgtgtgtgtgtatgtgtgtatgagacatggtcacccactgtccctcacctggtggcaggtgtgagtatagagtgctgctagtgtgcagctctctctgtgctcccccagtaggtggggcagtttgtcgaggtctgggagggaggtgaagtcggggatgatgttattaaatttagggaagaattgggagcggacgtggtggtacatggtacaccgggtgaggaagtgcagctccgtctctactgtactgagagtgcagtgctggcacaacctctcctcccggggcagccaggaccgggtgtgtcgccccgtctccacggccaggtcgtgtgcgctcagtctgtacctcgtcagggtgtttcttaatttagggtcggatactgcgctcagataatctgctgcactgtagtgtctgtttagggccaaataacaaataacaacaaataacaacaaataactaaactgcattttactctgagttttagtttcagtttcccaatagttcagatatttagttcggagtttttgtgtaatttggtttattctaattgggtttacagatttcttctgttcctgagtctttattgtgttagtgtgtgttattagtgtgtcggtgtgtgttagcaatgtgtttgtgtgttttattagagtgtctgtgtgtgttagtggtgtatctgtgtgtgttagagtgtctgtgtgtgttattagtgtatctgtgtgtgttagtggtgtatctgtgtgtgttagagtgtctgtgtgtgttattagtgtatcggtgtgtgttagtggtgtatctgtgtgtgttactggtgtatctgtgtgtgttagtggtgtgtgggtgcagtgactcaggaccagttggatgaggggactggtatgtttgctcagctcttggtgtttcagggctttataatcataagattgggggtcgctctcatttagatggttccagaagttgatgctcttctctgtatgttgataattagtggaaatcggcctaattctgccctgcacgcattgttcgtggtgtgttggtgtgtgttggtgtgtgttggtgtgtgttcgtggtgtgttggtgtgtgttcgtggtgtgtctgtgcacctttaggatgcttttacagaactctgtgtgcagggtctctaatggatgtttgtcccaattatggaattgatggtgtgtaagcgaaccccaaacttcactgccatatagagcaatcggttcaattattgattcaaaagtgttaagccagattcgaactggaatttccacgaatgtttgacgttttatggcgtcaacgccctgcgagctttttctctcagttcatttactgccggattaaagtttcctgtggaactgatgttcagtccgaggtaagtataatctttagtgtgctcaatttcatggtgtcctaatttatatctgtgtttggttccctgagatctggctcttttctggaaggtcataattttggtctttttgaggttgacggtcagggcccaggtctgacagtattgctgcagcaggtccagtttgtgctggagaccctgagcgctgggggacagcaggaccagatcatctgcatacagcaggagtttaatctctgagtcgtgtagagtgagaccgggcgtggctgagtgctctaacatggaggccaattcattaatatagatgttaaatagagttggacttaaacagcagccctgtctcactccacgctcctgagagatgagatgtttctcttactgccgattcttattccacactggttttctgtgtacatggatttaataagatcagatgttttaccccctacaccactctctaacattttataaaacaatccttcatgccaaatggaatcaaaagcttttttaaaatcaataaaacatgcaaatattttagagttattttgaactacatatttttcgatcagggtgtgtagggtgtaaatatgatcggtagtgcggtaatttggtaggaaaccaatctgacttttactcaggacgttgtgttgggtaaggaagtgtaataatcgtgagttaatgatactacagaataacttccccaggttactgctcacacagatgccccggtaattattagggtcgaatttatctccacttttgtagatgggtgttatgagaccttgattccagatttcagggaaggaaccgacactcagaaccagtttaaagacttttaacatcgccaggtgaaatttggagctgccgtgtttgatcatttcattcaggatcccgtcaggtcctgatgatttctttgtttttagttttttaatgttgtctttaagttcctgctcagtaatgagagagtctagaggattctggtggtttttaacagcccgttccagttcctctaacttactaataatttgattttgttcaggatttgaatctaattctacatttttaaagagtgattggaaatgggttgtccagatatccccatcctgaatggccaattcttcctgttctctatgttttaatttgttccaattgtcccagaattgatgtgtgttgattgattgttcaataattgttagttgtttttgggtgtactgagcttttttggttctgagtgtacgtttatattgtttgagggtttcacagtaaagaagtcgtgtgttactgttgtttgggtctctgtgtttttggtttgatattttacggagttctgttcttaacatttgacagtctttgtcgaaccagctgtcatcttttgtagatttaggttttgatttagatttaatttttaattgagctttatttgctgtatttttaaagatctgattaatatttttaactgcctgatttactccttctttactgtcaatgtacgcagtgtccagaaagttgTCTAAGCTAATTTGGATTTCTGTGCAgctaattgctttctggaactcctctgcactgttctcggcccatctgtaggatctggggaggttgtacagcttactgggccgtgtgtgtgtggtggggttagtttctgtctttttgatgaacacagtaatttggctgtgatcagacagaggggttagaggtttaacagtaaatgcactgagagagaaagggtctaaatctgttattgcataatctactgtactattaccaagaggtgagcagaacgtGAACCTTCCTAATGAGTCCCCTCGAGTTCTACCGTTGACGATGTACAGACCTAAAGTTCGCTCAtgaacactcattcattcattcattcatttatttattcctccattcatttattcattcattccttcattaatttattcattcattccttcattcatttatttattcattccttcattcatttattcattcattcctccattcatttatttattcatttcttcattcatttcttcattcattccttcattcatttatttatttattcattccttcattcatttattcattcattcctccattcatttattcattcattccttcattcatttatttattcattcattcattcatttattcattcattccttcattcatttatttattcattcattccttcattcatttatttattcattcattccttcattcatatatttattcattcattccttcattcatttatttattcattcattccttcattcatttatttattcattcattccttcattcatttatttattcattcattccttcattcatatatttattcattcattcctccattcatttatttattcattcattcctttatttatttatttattcattcattcctccattcatttatttattcattcctccattcattcatttattcattcatttatttcttcattaatttcttcattaatttcttcattcattcatttattcattccttcattcatgtatttattcattcatttcttcattaatttattcctccattcatttattcattcattcattcattccttcattcattccttcattcatttattcctccattcattcatttattccttcattcatttatttattcattcatttattcattcattcatttattcattcattcctccattcattcatttattcattcatttattcattcattcctccattcattcatttattccttcattcctccattcatttatttattcattcatttcttcattcatttattcctccattcattttttcattccttcattcatttatttattcattcatttcttcattcatttattcctccattcatttattcattcattcattcattcattccttcattcatttattcctccatttattccttcattcctccattcattcatttattcattcattccttcaatcatttattcattcatttattcattcattccttcattcatttatttattcattcatttattcattcattcatttattcattcattccttcattcattcattccttcattcatttattcgttcattcctccattcattcatttattccttcATTCCTCCATtcctccattcattcatttattcattcattccttcattaatttattcattcatttattcattcatttattcattcatttattcattcatttatttattcatttattcctccattcatttattcattccttcattcatttatttcttcatttatttcttcattcatttattcctccattcatttattcattccttcattcatttattcattcatttattcattcatcggccagtgatagctcagtggttaaggtactggactagtaaacagaaggttgctggttcaagccccgccaccaccaagttgccactgttgggtccctgagcaaggcccttaaccctcaattgctcactgtgtaagtctctttggataaaagcgtctgctaaatgctgtaaatgtaaatgtaaatttattcctccattcatttattccttcattcatttattcctccattcatttattcctccattcatttattcctccattcatttattcctccattcatttcttcattcattcctccattcgttcatttattcattcattactataggcaaatgaaaaatgatagatagatagatagatagacagacagatagatagatagatagatagatagatagatagatagatagatagatagatatagacagacagacagacagacggacagacggacggacggacggacggacggacggacggacggaggacggacagatagataagtagatagatagatagatagatagatagatagatagatagatagatagatagacagacagacagatagacagatagacagatggatagacagatagatcattattttattgagcacaatcacacaactactttaattttttatttattcctcATATCAAACCCGGCAGAAATcctaatacaaataattatataaaagtagtgtcttatttttaataattgcttCTTCAACAGTGTTGGAATTCTGCCTACGTTTGCCTAAAGCGCCATGAAGTGTAAATTCTGCCTAGCAACAGCGCCCTATTGGTCAGAGTTTTTTTCAATCCGCCTTTCTACGCTGCTGATTGGCTGAGGCAAGCGTAACCTGAATTGTGATTGGCTAATGCCGCAGCGGGACCCTGTGTATCCAGACGCAGTGAGACCTGATTTCAGTGttcataattaataaaaagtacATTATTACTACTTTACACAACAGTTGTTTTACACATCAcatcttaaaaaaatacaatacttatttatttcttaataagTTTATAATTCCAACTTGTAACTGTTGCTCTAGCGCCCCTAGAGGATGAAGCGCCCCACGCACTCATTTAATACAGCTGTACactgccaatccacctactgcaatATCCATAAGTAAGGATCATAAGATAGGTCCTTAGAATCTATGCTGCTACCCTActccacacacatttactttttgATCTGCTGCAATCATTTAGGAGGTGGGAGGAAGCCCAAGTACCTAGCGGAAACCCTCATGGACAAGGaaagaacatgtcaaactccaTACTAACAAAGGAATGTTGCTGTACAGCACACAAACTACCATCGTAATCATCCAGAGCATCTGAAGGaaagacacacaaacataatgCCCGGagttacatttagcagacgcttttatccaaagcgacttacagtactgttacagtatactatctaagcaattgagggttaagggccttgctcaagggcccaacagtggcaacctggcagtggcggggcttgaaccagcgacctttggattactagtccagttcctctaaccactaggctacaacttgggTTAAATACTGcatgttgctgtgaggcagccACTCTATCAGCTGCACCTTGTTGACACCAACTGACCAAACATCAGTCAAAAACACTATATGAAATGCAATTTatggccataagtatgtggacacctgttctaattattaaaatcaTGTGTTTCAACCACTTCTATTGCTAACAGATGCATAAACGCAGTGAATTCTATGCTTACAACCACAGTATATTGCAGTAGATAAGGGAAGGCCCAGctctcaaccccactgaacacatcTTCCAATATCCCTGAttgatctcacaaatgctctttattTAGACTGAAAGATCACAGATTTTCACAGACCCAATCgaaagccttcctagaagagtggagactgttatagtgCTTTATACCACACAGTTCTATGTTAAATAAAGCCACACATTCCACATGGTTCATGTCATGATTTATTACAGAGACTACAATTCATTATCCATTAGTTTTCTaaaaaatttaacacaaaacaaaagtaaaatattGGCTGAAGGTTCACTGGCTGTCCATCATCTGAACCGATTCCTCCACGACGTCCAGGATCAGTGGGGTGATGGTTTTCGTCAGCACCGGTGTCGTGCCTTGTTTGTATCTGTAAGTTCCTTCCCTACAgcagagaaaataaaacacacatacagaaaattACACaacggtggcaacttggcgTATGTGAGGCTTTAATCAGTGACCTTCAGATTACGATTACTAGTCCTATACCttgaccactaagctaccactaccCTACAaacattattggctatgtctgcaAGTTTTcaatctttaataaaaaaaaaaaatcattattctGAGTGAATAAGTGTAAACTGAAGGTAAAAACGTCTATTATATCCAGTCGTAACCAGAACACTGGCTCTACAAGACCATAGAGTATAGAGTAGCCACTTACTTGACTCCTTTCTGTCCGGGCTGGTCGTAGGTACGAAGGTAATCCACTCCTTTAGCAGTGATGACACACAGGTCTATGTTACTGCCAGAGCCCAGATCACAGAAAATACCAGCAGCAATGGCATCACGTACCAACTGCTTCCCTTCCTTCAGCTACACACCAAGTCCAGCcattcacacacagagagagattcaatcattcagtcatcCATCAAAACATCATGTTACAGCTGGATCAGCAAACATCAGGTCAGGATTCACTGCATCCTGATACAGAACATTATAGCAGAATGAATTTTACCTCCATGTTGGCCTTGTACCGATCCTCAAACACCGAAATAGCTGCAGCTGCTCCAGAACCTGCGATTTATTCACAACATTATGTTTTAGAAAcatttcatataataataattgataaggataataataataataataataaaaaacaataataataaaaataacaatatgcgaataatgaaaagtaataatataataatgagaataaaacaatgttattattaataataataaaaatgaagaaatattaataatattaataataataaaaatgaagaaatgataataattgtACTGATAGTAATAATATccatagtagtagtaataataataatagtaaaaatttaaataataattgttttaaaaataataataacactaaaataataataataataacaataataacactaaaatattaataataatagctataataatagtaataataataacactaaaataataataataataataataatagtaacaataataacactaaaataataataataataacaataataacactaaaataataataataacagcagtaataatagttataataataataataatagtaataataatagtaataataataacactaaaataataataataataacaataataacactaaaataataataa
This window harbors:
- the LOC134318492 gene encoding histone H3-like centromeric protein A; the encoded protein is MRHKPSSKRKQASPKRRSPVRTRRDSGPSEASPRKKRRFRPGMRALMEIRKYQKSTDLLLRKGPFSRLVREVCQMFSRENLMWQAYALMALQEAAEAFLVRLFSDANLCAIHAKRVTLYPRDIQLARRIRGVENI